The following are from one region of the Paenibacillus sabinae T27 genome:
- a CDS encoding phosphonate ABC transporter ATP-binding protein, translating into MIIVEHLAKRVGPEQTPVLRDIGFRMDSGELIGLLGVSGSGKTTLLRCLALREKWDKGNFRVDGTDILQGGLGGRTKIRREWAFLEQNEELNRNRTALKNVLIGQAAQTPLWRRLTGMVRSDDYMGAMDELERLGLLDKSRMKLGQLSGGERQRVAIARALVHGAKVILADEPVTGLDPKSAQSVIETLRELCKETGLSVIAVVPLELAERFATRLWVLDNGIIKHDVTGRRLTSQERAGLL; encoded by the coding sequence ATGATTATCGTGGAGCATTTGGCCAAACGCGTCGGACCGGAACAGACTCCGGTGCTGCGGGACATTGGCTTTCGGATGGATTCCGGAGAACTGATCGGGCTGCTCGGCGTGAGCGGCAGCGGCAAGACGACTTTGCTGCGCTGTCTGGCGCTGCGCGAGAAGTGGGACAAAGGGAATTTCCGGGTGGACGGGACCGACATTCTGCAGGGCGGCCTCGGCGGGAGAACGAAAATCCGCCGCGAATGGGCGTTCCTGGAGCAGAACGAAGAGTTGAACCGGAACCGAACCGCGTTAAAGAACGTGCTGATCGGCCAGGCCGCCCAGACCCCTCTGTGGCGCAGACTGACGGGAATGGTCCGCTCCGACGATTACATGGGAGCCATGGACGAATTGGAACGCCTTGGCCTGCTGGACAAGTCGAGGATGAAGCTGGGCCAGCTAAGCGGCGGGGAACGTCAGCGCGTAGCCATTGCACGCGCGCTCGTTCACGGTGCCAAGGTCATTCTTGCCGACGAGCCGGTGACGGGTCTTGACCCTAAGTCGGCGCAGAGCGTCATCGAGACGCTCCGGGAGCTGTGCAAGGAGACCGGCCTTTCGGTGATCGCCGTGGTACCGCTTGAGCTTGCCGAGCGCTTCGCCACGCGCCTGTGGGTGCTGGATAACGGAATAATCAAGCATGACGTTACGGGGCGCAGGCTCACCTCGCAGGAGCGGGCCGGATTATTATAA
- a CDS encoding ArsR/SmtB family transcription factor codes for MNYELKIDVSPVYELLDSFMLYVTRKWISNLDIGPDWVRDIDGRIPPHKRAALLQAAEWPFEDYDILYAWAYTHGPAAKVQLFLDDMESATVEEWFELAAPYLPDFTLEECRRIKDGYGPLLRLWHEQYFRHVESKMLSLLIEDASEKKLLQSKMDPGALIEYASGGVVVEDIPELETIVLLPTVHHRPINTYCFYKKLMLVQYPVDVPVENEDEPPTLLLRMTKALSDPVRLRLLRYVADEPKSLWEMQSDLGQSGDILMHHLMMLRVAGLLRIHLREEDNERFSIRPDGASELQMFLESYIRL; via the coding sequence ATGAATTATGAACTGAAAATTGATGTGTCACCCGTATATGAACTGCTGGACAGTTTCATGCTATATGTAACGCGAAAGTGGATTTCCAATCTGGATATCGGACCCGACTGGGTGCGCGACATTGATGGACGAATCCCGCCTCACAAGAGGGCGGCTCTGCTTCAGGCGGCCGAGTGGCCCTTTGAAGATTACGATATCCTGTACGCCTGGGCATATACCCACGGCCCTGCTGCTAAGGTACAGCTGTTCCTCGACGATATGGAATCCGCAACTGTAGAGGAATGGTTCGAGCTGGCGGCCCCATACCTTCCCGATTTCACGCTGGAGGAGTGCCGGAGGATCAAGGACGGCTACGGACCGCTGCTTCGGCTCTGGCATGAGCAGTACTTCCGCCATGTCGAATCGAAGATGCTGTCGCTACTGATTGAAGACGCCTCCGAGAAAAAGCTGCTGCAAAGCAAGATGGACCCCGGAGCGCTCATTGAGTACGCCTCTGGCGGCGTTGTGGTCGAGGACATTCCCGAGCTGGAAACGATTGTTCTACTTCCGACGGTGCATCACAGGCCGATTAACACGTACTGCTTTTACAAGAAACTGATGCTCGTGCAATACCCCGTTGACGTCCCGGTGGAAAATGAAGACGAGCCCCCTACGCTGCTGCTCCGCATGACCAAAGCGCTGTCCGATCCGGTGCGCCTCCGTCTGCTGCGCTATGTCGCCGATGAGCCGAAGTCACTCTGGGAGATGCAATCCGATCTCGGTCAGTCAGGGGACATTCTGATGCATCATTTAATGATGCTGCGTGTGGCGGGACTGCTGCGCATTCACCTGCGTGAAGAGGATAACGAGCGCTTCAGCATCCGGCCGGACGGCGCTTCGGAACTTCAGATGTTCCTGGAATCGTATATTCGATTATAA
- a CDS encoding HAD family hydrolase: MTYWTQQVIFDLDDTLVHCNKYFELILGQYFEMMSDWFSDEGPTTEELRRKQVEIDVETVNTSGLASDNFPKSLIATYRYFCAKYNRPTDPFQEGQLMKLGLSVYDQEIEAYPGMVETLDNLKHDGHELYLYTGGDHSIQRRKIEQMKLDMYFDDRIYIRRHKNVEALEKILSTRSFDRKHTWMIGNSLRTDVIPAVTAGVKSIYLKQQNEWVYNMVELQRDMHQSVITINSIHEVVPVIRRNALRQSTSHG; encoded by the coding sequence ATGACATATTGGACTCAACAGGTGATTTTCGACCTCGATGACACTTTAGTCCACTGCAACAAATATTTTGAACTCATTCTGGGGCAGTATTTCGAGATGATGAGCGACTGGTTTAGTGATGAGGGGCCTACAACGGAGGAACTCCGCCGCAAGCAGGTGGAAATCGATGTCGAGACGGTCAACACGAGCGGACTCGCGAGCGATAATTTTCCGAAGTCGCTAATTGCCACCTACCGTTATTTTTGTGCAAAGTATAATCGGCCAACCGACCCTTTCCAGGAAGGGCAGCTAATGAAGCTAGGACTCAGCGTATACGATCAGGAGATCGAAGCCTATCCCGGCATGGTTGAGACGCTGGACAATCTGAAGCACGACGGTCATGAGCTGTATCTGTATACGGGGGGAGATCACTCCATTCAGCGCCGCAAAATCGAGCAAATGAAGCTGGATATGTACTTTGACGACCGCATCTATATCCGCCGGCACAAGAACGTTGAAGCGCTGGAAAAAATTCTGAGCACCCGCTCCTTCGACCGCAAGCACACCTGGATGATCGGCAATTCTCTGCGCACCGACGTGATCCCGGCGGTTACCGCCGGCGTCAAAAGCATCTATCTGAAGCAGCAAAACGAATGGGTGTACAACATGGTCGAGCTTCAGCGTGATATGCATCAGTCGGTGATTACCATCAATTCGATTCACGAAGTGGTCCCCGTCATCCGCAGAAACGCTCTGCGCCAGAGCACAAGCCACGGCTGA
- a CDS encoding transposase produces MSEPRKQYNEEFKKQTVKYLQEQTKSVEDIALELNIPVKTLYAWKAKYREFKNEPIASLDRVRELEQLLKEKERELHESQQRAADAEEELAIVKKAVHIFSKPKN; encoded by the coding sequence ATGAGTGAACCACGGAAACAGTATAACGAAGAGTTCAAGAAACAAACGGTAAAGTACCTGCAGGAGCAAACGAAGTCGGTAGAGGACATCGCTCTGGAGCTGAATATTCCTGTGAAGACCCTGTATGCCTGGAAGGCGAAATACCGCGAGTTTAAGAACGAGCCTATCGCCAGCCTGGATCGAGTCCGCGAACTGGAGCAGCTGCTGAAAGAAAAAGAACGTGAACTTCACGAAAGCCAGCAACGTGCTGCCGATGCGGAGGAGGAACTGGCCATCGTAAAAAAAGCAGTGCACATCTTCAGCAAACCAAAGAACTGA
- a CDS encoding IS3 family transposase gives MEDHRSEFPLEKMCKALGVSRSGYYTWRSRKPSERVRRKVRLLKRITYHFNDSQQRYGAPKIAHLLRQEGETVTERTVGLYMQELGFRACVSRTFKVQTTDSNHDLPIAPNLLNQQFHVEKPNKVWVADITYIPCREGRLYLASVLDLCTREIVGWRLSDRMNTDLVLGALKDAHLAKRPKKGLIHHSDRGSQYASEDYRKQLKTYRMITSMSRKGNCYDNACMESFHSILKKELIYCKRFRTKQQAYDEIYRYIEFFYNRKRIHGALGYLSPIRFAARFNKRKAS, from the coding sequence GTGGAAGATCATCGCTCCGAGTTCCCTTTGGAGAAGATGTGCAAAGCACTAGGTGTCTCCCGGAGCGGCTACTACACCTGGCGCAGCCGAAAACCCAGCGAGCGAGTGCGGCGCAAGGTGCGGCTGTTAAAGCGGATCACGTATCATTTCAACGATTCACAGCAGCGTTATGGTGCGCCCAAGATTGCACATCTTTTGCGCCAGGAAGGCGAAACCGTCACCGAACGTACCGTCGGCCTATACATGCAAGAACTCGGATTCCGTGCCTGTGTCAGCCGTACCTTCAAGGTTCAAACCACCGACTCCAATCATGATTTGCCGATCGCTCCAAACCTCCTGAACCAGCAGTTTCACGTGGAGAAACCCAATAAAGTATGGGTAGCCGACATTACGTATATTCCATGCCGGGAAGGCCGCCTGTATCTAGCCAGTGTGCTGGACTTATGCACCCGTGAGATCGTAGGCTGGCGTCTGAGCGACCGGATGAACACCGATCTCGTCCTGGGCGCCCTAAAGGATGCCCACCTTGCCAAGAGACCTAAAAAAGGACTGATCCACCATTCGGATCGAGGAAGCCAGTACGCGTCCGAAGATTACCGAAAACAGCTCAAGACTTACCGTATGATCACCAGCATGAGCCGCAAAGGAAACTGCTACGATAATGCTTGCATGGAATCTTTCCATAGCATCCTGAAAAAGGAGCTCATTTACTGCAAGCGATTTAGAACGAAACAGCAGGCCTACGATGAGATCTACCGATACATTGAGTTTTTTTATAACCGCAAACGAATCCATGGTGCACTAGGGTACCTGTCACCGATTCGCTTTGCTGCTCGGTTCAATAAGAGAAAAGCAAGCTAA
- a CDS encoding type IA DNA topoisomerase yields MKTLIIAEKPDMGRNIAAAIEPKAKNHRSYLEGEQYIITWAIGHLIELAEPDAYDPKYKRWNIGDLPIIPDQFKLVPNRKTMDQLKVIAELAKRSDLLINSCDAGREGQHIFSLIQRHLKLKQPVKRLWISDLTPETIRKGFQELKDGSEYENLTKAARVRSEADWLIGMNGSRAFTTRHNVLLSVGRVQTPVLALIYERQKTIEAFSSLKYYQVEGHFAQGDTSYKGLWQGDRLTEKDKAEALAAKVKGKPGRIASYEVKDTKEYPNRLYDLTLLQREANGKFGFSAKKTLDTAQALYEKHKVISYPRTNSNYVTEQNIPEMHKTLSSLTGTAYDEWVKGANRNLVHKGNKFVCNPSKVEDHHAILPTGRKATSLSPDEQKLYDLVVRRFLSQFYPAAEYKMHTVITEVEEEMFKTTVKELLSLGWKVIYGDQKKDKPRGGKAKGKEEEEDEETEVSEPFSIVSSEGVHCSDAVVKEKETQPPKAFTEGTLLKAMESAGKQIEDEELRDAMKDSGLGTPATRAATIERLKKVGYIEMQGKKILITQKGRTAIELIRGAGVELLTSPEMTGQWERRLNEISRGTASDLQFMENVKKFAAMIVDKVRAQSRADKMSFESSEPSSGTRGKGKGSTRRSSGGRDSSYAPADAASRPAAPKFIGACPRPGCGGQIFMGRKGYGCSRYKEGCRFVIWKESYGRQLTDTQIKALIEKGRTAKLKLVMPDGSGAEGKLILRSPETGELGVE; encoded by the coding sequence TTGAAGACACTGATCATTGCGGAAAAACCGGATATGGGACGGAACATCGCCGCCGCAATTGAGCCGAAAGCCAAAAATCACCGTTCCTACCTCGAAGGGGAGCAGTATATTATTACATGGGCCATCGGGCATCTGATCGAACTGGCGGAACCCGATGCTTACGATCCGAAATACAAGCGGTGGAATATCGGGGACCTGCCGATCATTCCCGACCAGTTCAAGCTCGTGCCGAACCGGAAGACGATGGACCAGTTGAAAGTGATTGCCGAGCTGGCGAAACGGAGCGATTTATTGATAAATTCCTGCGATGCCGGGCGGGAGGGGCAGCATATTTTTTCACTGATCCAGCGGCATTTGAAGCTGAAGCAGCCGGTTAAGCGGCTGTGGATCTCCGACCTTACGCCCGAGACGATCCGCAAAGGCTTCCAGGAGCTGAAGGACGGCTCGGAGTATGAGAATTTGACAAAAGCGGCCAGAGTCCGCAGCGAGGCCGATTGGCTGATCGGCATGAACGGCTCGCGAGCCTTTACGACGAGACATAATGTGCTGTTGTCGGTCGGCCGGGTGCAGACGCCGGTCCTTGCCTTGATTTACGAGCGTCAGAAGACGATCGAGGCTTTTTCCTCGCTGAAATATTATCAGGTGGAGGGCCATTTTGCTCAGGGAGACACTTCGTATAAAGGGTTATGGCAGGGTGACCGTCTGACCGAGAAGGATAAAGCGGAGGCGCTGGCGGCAAAGGTCAAAGGAAAGCCTGGACGAATTGCCTCGTACGAGGTAAAGGACACGAAAGAATATCCGAACCGGCTGTACGATCTGACCCTGCTGCAGCGTGAAGCGAACGGAAAGTTTGGTTTTTCTGCCAAAAAAACGCTCGATACCGCCCAAGCGCTGTATGAGAAGCATAAAGTGATTTCGTACCCGCGGACGAACTCCAACTACGTGACCGAGCAGAATATTCCGGAGATGCACAAGACGCTGTCCTCGCTTACGGGAACGGCCTACGATGAGTGGGTGAAGGGGGCCAACCGGAACTTGGTGCACAAAGGCAATAAATTTGTCTGCAATCCTTCGAAGGTCGAGGATCACCATGCCATTCTGCCGACGGGGCGCAAAGCGACGAGTCTCAGCCCGGACGAGCAGAAGCTTTACGATCTCGTTGTTCGGCGCTTCCTGTCACAGTTTTATCCAGCAGCCGAATATAAAATGCATACCGTTATAACTGAAGTTGAGGAAGAAATGTTCAAGACAACGGTCAAAGAGCTGCTGAGCCTCGGCTGGAAGGTCATTTACGGCGATCAGAAGAAGGACAAGCCAAGAGGCGGCAAAGCCAAAGGAAAAGAGGAAGAAGAGGACGAAGAGACGGAGGTCAGCGAGCCTTTCTCCATCGTTTCCAGTGAAGGAGTGCATTGCAGTGACGCCGTGGTGAAGGAGAAGGAGACGCAGCCGCCGAAGGCTTTTACGGAAGGGACTTTACTGAAAGCCATGGAAAGCGCTGGCAAGCAGATCGAGGACGAGGAACTTCGGGACGCGATGAAGGATTCGGGGCTGGGAACTCCGGCGACGAGAGCGGCCACAATCGAACGGCTGAAAAAAGTCGGCTACATCGAAATGCAGGGCAAAAAGATTCTGATCACGCAAAAGGGACGGACCGCAATCGAGCTGATCCGGGGAGCCGGCGTGGAGCTGCTGACTTCTCCGGAAATGACGGGCCAATGGGAGCGCCGACTGAACGAAATCTCGCGCGGAACGGCGTCCGATCTGCAATTTATGGAAAATGTCAAAAAGTTCGCGGCGATGATCGTCGATAAGGTTCGCGCGCAATCCCGGGCGGACAAAATGTCCTTTGAAAGCTCCGAACCATCTTCCGGCACAAGAGGGAAAGGAAAGGGCAGCACTCGGCGTTCGAGCGGGGGGAGGGACAGTTCCTACGCCCCGGCAGACGCCGCTTCCCGTCCTGCTGCGCCCAAGTTCATCGGGGCATGTCCGCGTCCCGGCTGCGGCGGCCAAATCTTCATGGGCCGCAAGGGGTACGGCTGCTCCCGCTACAAGGAGGGCTGTCGGTTCGTGATCTGGAAGGAAAGTTATGGCCGACAGCTTACCGATACCCAGATCAAGGCGCTGATCGAAAAAGGCCGCACCGCCAAGCTGAAGCTGGTGATGCCGGACGGTTCGGGCGCCGAGGGCAAACTGATCCTCAGAAGCCCGGAAACGGGCGAGTTGGGAGTGGAATAG
- a CDS encoding proline--tRNA ligase, whose protein sequence is MRQSEYLLNTLRERPSEADSEGHGMLLRGGYIRQLAAGIYSYLPLGRRVLRRIESIVREEMERDGVQEVMLPSLQPAELWMESGRFETYGNNLMTLTDRHGREFVLGPTHEEAVTSLISSEVSSYRKLPVRVYQIGTKFRDEKRPRFGLLRGREFIMKDAYSFDLSEEGLDRSYRTMLEAYNRIFTRCGLRFRAVEADAGTIGGEGGNHEFIALSAIGEDTVALCGHCGHAANLEQAETAVGSAKAAAFENDAAVSVTPPRNCDQHAANNQPANNQSAPKDLPPLEKFNTPGTGTIDQLVSVYGLKPEDIIKTLIYRAGGESVAVLVRGDHEVNDLKVGKYLGTLDIELADGGAVEAASGVISGYVGPVGLELPLLVDHAVAAMLEGIAGAGERDFHFRGVRPGRDFPLTQVGDFRNATEGDLCPRCREGQLTLHRGIEIGHVFKLGTRYSSKLSATYLDSTGAQREMIMGCYGIGVSRLLAAVAEQNAGEGGIAWPDELAPFDVHLIAVSMKDGAQSALAEKLYVKLKEQGLSVLLDDREERPGVKFKDSGLIGAPQVVVIGREAASERVEYENRISGAKEMLGLGEAVLRITEHVNNNRI, encoded by the coding sequence ATGCGACAAAGCGAGTATTTGCTGAACACATTACGGGAGCGGCCATCTGAAGCGGATTCGGAAGGTCATGGAATGCTGCTTAGGGGCGGTTATATCCGGCAGCTGGCCGCTGGTATTTATAGCTATCTTCCTCTCGGCCGGCGCGTTCTGCGCCGTATCGAAAGCATCGTCCGGGAAGAGATGGAACGCGACGGCGTTCAGGAAGTGATGCTGCCTTCGCTGCAGCCTGCCGAGCTGTGGATGGAGTCGGGACGATTTGAGACCTATGGTAACAATTTGATGACGTTAACCGACCGGCACGGAAGGGAATTTGTGCTGGGCCCGACGCATGAAGAGGCGGTCACTTCGCTGATCAGTAGCGAGGTAAGCTCTTACCGGAAGCTGCCTGTCCGGGTCTATCAGATCGGAACCAAGTTCCGCGACGAGAAGCGGCCTCGCTTCGGGCTTCTTCGGGGACGCGAATTCATCATGAAGGACGCCTATTCCTTCGACCTGTCCGAGGAGGGGCTGGATCGTTCATACCGTACGATGCTCGAAGCGTATAACCGGATCTTCACGCGCTGCGGTCTTCGCTTCAGGGCTGTTGAGGCGGATGCGGGAACGATCGGCGGGGAAGGCGGCAATCATGAGTTCATTGCGCTGTCCGCCATCGGTGAGGATACGGTCGCTCTCTGCGGGCATTGCGGCCATGCGGCCAATCTGGAGCAGGCCGAGACTGCTGTGGGTAGCGCGAAGGCTGCAGCTTTCGAGAATGATGCAGCCGTTTCGGTAACTCCGCCCAGGAATTGCGATCAGCACGCTGCTAATAATCAACCAGCTAATAATCAGTCTGCTCCCAAAGACCTGCCGCCGCTCGAAAAATTCAATACCCCGGGCACCGGCACGATTGATCAGCTTGTCTCGGTGTACGGCCTTAAGCCGGAGGATATCATCAAGACGCTGATTTACCGCGCGGGCGGTGAGAGTGTCGCAGTGCTTGTACGGGGAGATCATGAGGTCAACGATCTGAAGGTGGGCAAATATTTAGGCACTTTAGACATAGAGTTGGCAGATGGAGGAGCGGTCGAGGCAGCGTCTGGAGTGATCAGCGGTTACGTCGGGCCGGTTGGGCTTGAACTGCCTCTGCTTGTCGATCATGCCGTCGCGGCCATGCTTGAAGGGATAGCGGGTGCTGGAGAACGGGACTTTCATTTCCGGGGCGTCCGGCCCGGACGCGATTTTCCGCTAACCCAAGTCGGCGATTTCCGCAATGCGACCGAAGGGGACCTGTGTCCGCGCTGCCGAGAAGGGCAGTTGACGCTGCACCGGGGTATCGAAATCGGGCATGTGTTCAAGCTGGGAACCCGGTACAGCAGCAAGCTCTCGGCAACTTATCTGGATTCTACCGGCGCTCAGCGGGAGATGATCATGGGCTGCTACGGCATCGGCGTGTCCCGGCTGCTGGCAGCGGTGGCCGAACAGAATGCCGGAGAAGGGGGAATCGCCTGGCCGGATGAGCTGGCGCCTTTTGATGTCCACCTGATTGCCGTCTCCATGAAGGACGGAGCCCAGTCTGCGCTGGCGGAGAAGCTGTACGTTAAGCTGAAAGAACAAGGTCTTTCGGTTCTGCTGGATGACCGGGAAGAGCGTCCCGGAGTTAAATTTAAAGATTCCGGCCTGATCGGGGCGCCGCAGGTTGTGGTGATCGGCAGGGAAGCGGCGAGTGAACGGGTGGAATACGAGAACCGGATAAGCGGTGCCAAAGAGATGCTGGGGCTGGGAGAGGCTGTTTTGCGCATTACGGAGCATGTTAACAACAATCGGATTTGA
- a CDS encoding glutamate synthase subunit beta — protein sequence MSTPTGFMEYKRQLPGDRDPLQRIKDWEEFHEHLSEDELRTQGARCMDCGTPYCHTGVDMAGGTSGCPVHNLIPEWNNLVYRGLWREALERLHKTNNFPEFTGSICPAPCEGSCTVGLIGQPVTIKTIELSIIDKGFEEGWVVPEPPEKRTGKRVAIVGSGPAGLAAAAQLNKAGHTVTVYERSDRVGGLLTYGIPTMKLDKRVVQRRVDLLAAEGVNFVVNTEIGKDIPAQQLVDEYDAVVLCGGATKARRFTAEGSDLNGVMYAMDYLNGTIKSYLASGLEDGNFVSAKGKDVIVLGGGDTGSDCVATALRHGCKSITQFGTHEQAPLERDPIANPWPQFPNVYTLDYAQQEAKAVFGEDPREFSIMTTKFVGDENGNLKELHTVKIHRTVDETGRKIYQPIPGTEEVYPAQLALIAIGFDGPEQDLIQELKLETDRRTNVKARYGQFNTNVEKVFAAGDMRRGQSLVVWAINEGRAAAREVDKYLMGTTVLP from the coding sequence ATGTCTACACCTACTGGATTTATGGAATATAAAAGACAGCTCCCGGGGGACCGCGATCCGCTGCAGCGGATAAAGGACTGGGAGGAGTTCCACGAGCATCTGTCCGAGGATGAGCTGCGGACGCAGGGCGCACGCTGCATGGACTGCGGCACGCCTTACTGCCATACCGGCGTCGACATGGCTGGCGGCACTTCGGGCTGCCCGGTGCATAACCTTATTCCCGAGTGGAATAACCTCGTATACCGCGGATTGTGGAGAGAGGCGCTGGAGCGCCTGCACAAGACGAATAACTTCCCGGAATTTACCGGCAGCATCTGTCCGGCTCCATGTGAAGGCTCGTGTACGGTTGGTCTGATCGGACAACCGGTAACAATCAAGACAATCGAGCTGTCGATTATTGACAAAGGCTTCGAAGAGGGCTGGGTTGTTCCAGAGCCTCCTGAGAAGCGCACCGGCAAAAGAGTCGCGATTGTCGGCTCCGGACCAGCCGGACTCGCAGCGGCTGCGCAGCTTAATAAAGCGGGCCATACGGTTACTGTATACGAGCGCAGCGACCGGGTAGGCGGACTGCTGACCTACGGCATTCCGACGATGAAGCTCGACAAGCGCGTCGTGCAGCGCCGGGTCGATCTGCTGGCAGCCGAAGGCGTGAACTTTGTCGTTAACACGGAGATCGGCAAGGATATTCCGGCGCAGCAGCTGGTTGACGAGTACGATGCCGTAGTGTTGTGCGGCGGCGCAACCAAAGCGCGCAGATTCACTGCGGAAGGCAGCGACCTAAACGGCGTGATGTACGCGATGGATTATTTGAACGGCACGATCAAGAGCTACCTGGCTTCGGGTCTTGAAGACGGCAATTTCGTATCGGCTAAAGGCAAGGATGTGATCGTTCTTGGCGGCGGCGATACCGGCTCCGACTGTGTGGCAACGGCGCTGCGCCACGGCTGCAAGAGCATTACCCAGTTCGGTACGCATGAGCAGGCGCCGCTTGAGCGCGACCCGATTGCGAACCCTTGGCCGCAGTTCCCAAATGTGTATACGCTCGACTACGCCCAGCAGGAAGCGAAGGCCGTATTCGGCGAGGACCCGCGCGAGTTCTCCATCATGACGACGAAATTCGTCGGCGACGAGAACGGCAACCTCAAGGAACTGCACACGGTGAAGATTCACCGGACGGTCGATGAGACGGGCCGCAAAATTTACCAGCCGATTCCCGGCACCGAAGAGGTCTATCCGGCGCAGCTCGCACTGATTGCCATCGGTTTCGACGGACCGGAACAGGATCTGATTCAGGAATTAAAGCTGGAGACCGACCGCCGCACGAACGTGAAGGCGCGTTACGGCCAGTTTAATACCAACGTGGAAAAAGTGTTCGCTGCCGGCGACATGCGCCGCGGACAAAGCCTGGTCGTCTGGGCGATCAACGAAGGACGCGCGGCCGCCCGCGAGGTTGACAAATACTTGATGGGTACGACGGTTCTGCCTTAA
- a CDS encoding dihydrofolate reductase encodes MSISLIWAMGDKGVIGKGGGMPWHLPRDFAFFKSETMGKTMLMGRKTWDSLGGKALPGRKSVILTRDKSFAPEGAKTVHNLEDALELGRGEDELMVIGGAEVYRMTLPFADKLIVTRIEESFDGDTFFPETDWSKWREVSSEQGVRDEKNPYDYRFVVYERTDKA; translated from the coding sequence ATGAGCATTAGCTTAATTTGGGCCATGGGCGACAAAGGAGTCATCGGCAAGGGCGGCGGCATGCCCTGGCATCTGCCGAGGGACTTCGCGTTCTTCAAGTCGGAGACGATGGGCAAGACGATGCTGATGGGGCGAAAAACCTGGGATTCCTTGGGAGGTAAGGCGCTTCCCGGCCGAAAGAGCGTGATCCTGACCCGGGACAAAAGCTTCGCTCCCGAAGGGGCGAAGACCGTCCATAATCTGGAGGACGCGCTTGAGCTGGGGCGCGGGGAGGACGAGCTGATGGTGATCGGCGGAGCGGAAGTCTACCGGATGACGCTTCCCTTTGCCGACAAACTGATCGTTACCCGGATAGAGGAGTCTTTTGACGGCGATACTTTTTTTCCCGAAACGGACTGGAGCAAGTGGCGTGAGGTTTCAAGCGAACAGGGAGTGCGCGATGAGAAGAATCCGTATGATTACAGGTTCGTCGTCTACGAACGTACGGATAAAGCGTAA
- the thyA gene encoding thymidylate synthase produces MQKYLDLLQDILDHGTRKSDRTGTGTISVFGRQLRFDLSEGFPLMTTKRIHLKSVVHELLWFLKGDTNIAYLKENGVTIWDEWADENGELGPVYGSQWRAWESADGRHIDQITNVIESIKKNPDSRRHIVSAWNVGEIDQMKLPPCHFVFQFYVADGKLSCMLTMRSVDSFLGLPFNIASYALLTHMVAQQTGLEPGEFIWSGGDVHIYTNHLEQVTTQLSREPYELPKLIIRRKPDSIFDYNYEDFEFEGYRHHPGIKAPVAV; encoded by the coding sequence TTGCAAAAATATTTGGATTTGCTGCAGGATATATTGGATCATGGAACGCGCAAGAGCGACCGGACGGGAACGGGGACGATATCCGTATTCGGCCGCCAGTTGCGTTTTGACCTGTCGGAAGGATTTCCGCTGATGACGACCAAGCGGATTCATCTGAAATCGGTGGTGCATGAGCTGCTGTGGTTTTTGAAGGGCGACACGAATATCGCTTATCTCAAGGAGAACGGCGTCACGATCTGGGACGAATGGGCCGACGAGAACGGCGAGCTGGGACCGGTCTACGGCTCGCAGTGGCGCGCCTGGGAAAGCGCGGACGGACGTCATATCGACCAGATCACGAATGTAATTGAGTCGATCAAGAAGAACCCGGACTCCCGCAGACATATCGTAAGCGCCTGGAATGTGGGCGAGATCGATCAGATGAAGCTGCCCCCCTGCCATTTCGTGTTTCAGTTCTACGTAGCGGACGGCAAGCTGTCCTGCATGCTGACGATGCGGTCGGTTGATTCGTTTCTGGGGCTGCCGTTCAATATCGCAAGCTACGCCCTGCTGACGCATATGGTTGCCCAGCAGACGGGGCTTGAGCCGGGTGAATTCATCTGGTCCGGCGGGGATGTGCACATTTATACAAATCATCTGGAGCAGGTGACGACTCAGCTTTCCCGGGAGCCCTACGAGCTTCCCAAGCTGATTATTCGCCGAAAACCGGACAGTATATTCGATTACAATTACGAGGACTTCGAGTTTGAAGGCTACCGCCATCATCCGGGAATCAAGGCGCCTGTCGCTGTCTAG